The Glycine soja cultivar W05 chromosome 8, ASM419377v2, whole genome shotgun sequence genome has a window encoding:
- the LOC114421279 gene encoding thaumatin-like protein, whose product MAMMGSMLLSLRPFLTTIFFLTLTVLKVSASSSVIFYNKCPHPVWPGIQPSAGKPVLARGGFKLAPNRAYSLQLPALWSGRFWGRHGCSFDAGGRGRCATGDCGGSLFCNGIGGSPPATLAEFTLGNEQDFYDVSLVDGYNLPISITPFKGSGKCSYAGCVSDLNTMCPVGLQVRSRDNKRVVACKSACSAFNSPRYCCTGSYGSPQACKPTVYSKIFKTACPKAYSYAYDDPTSIATCTKANYLVTFCPHRR is encoded by the coding sequence ATGGCCATGATGGGCTCAATGCTGCTCAGTCTCAGACCCTTTCTCACCACCATCTTCTTTCTCACACTCACAGTGCTCAAGGTTTCAGCATCATCCTCAGTGATTTTCTACAACAAGTGCCCGCACCCAGTGTGGCCCGGGATCCAGCCCAGCGCAGGAAAGCCCGTTCTGGCCCGCGGAGGCTTCAAGCTCGCCCCAAACCGGGCCTACTCCCTCCAGCTCCCCGCTCTATGGTCCGGGCGCTTCTGGGGCCGCCACGGCTGTTCCTTCGACGCCGGCGGCCGGGGGCGCTGCGCCACCGGGGACTGCGGCGGGTCCCTGTTCTGCAACGGCATCGGCGGAAGCCCACCGGCGACCCTGGCGGAGTTCACCCTGGGCAACGAGCAGGACTTCTACGACGTGAGCCTGGTGGACGGGTACAACCTACCCATCTCCATCACCCCCTTCAAGGGATCCGGAAAATGCAGCTACGCCGGGTGCGTGAGCGACCTCAACACCATGTGCCCCGTTGGCCTCCAAGTGCGCTCACGCGACAACAAGCGCGTGGTGGCCTGCAAGAGCGCTTGCTCCGCTTTCAACTCCCCCAGGTACTGCTGCACGGGCTCCTATGGAAGCCCACAGGCCTGCAAGCCCACCGTCTATTCCAAGATCTTCAAGACCGCATGCCCCAAGGCCTACTCCTATGCCTATGATGACCCCACCAGCATCGCTACTTGCACCAAAGCTAACTATTTGGTCACCTTCTGCCCCCATCGCCGCTAG